Proteins from a genomic interval of Cupriavidus pauculus:
- a CDS encoding PLP-dependent aminotransferase family protein has protein sequence MPRRRQAVELPFVGTLDRAQGQLGRQLTVVLRAAIRAGELKPGDALPSTRHLASSLGISRGLVTDAFEQLIAEGFLEAQAGSGTRVSTTLSSVAPTAGETAPRRVKGKPTLPPRAAAFAEVARQFSPLPSVPFAVSVPVGPTAPDDTWRRVGNRTRGLRAAAPSGYDDPQGVAVLRAAIADYVRKSRSVHCSPAQVIITAGTQQGLYLACQVLLEPTDRVWVEEPAYRGITGILEAMGARERMVRVPVDEAGMDVDAGVRMADDARAAFVTPSHQYPLGMPLSMARRTALVAWARRHDAWIVEDDYDSELRYVGHPFPSLQGLAPDRVIYLGTFSKILFPSLRLGYVIVPEHLVASFCGARSLMDRHPPSADQHALAAFIAEGHLDRHIRRVRLVYADRRAYLIDIIARLIPPEHAWVQPGDQGMHLVLWLADTVRDETVAARALEQGVSVRAVSPMYADHGRPGLILGLGGYSNEQMERAVKTLAAIVAEQAGGKAARRRAH, from the coding sequence ATGCCCAGACGCAGACAGGCCGTGGAACTGCCGTTCGTCGGCACCCTGGATCGGGCCCAGGGGCAGCTTGGTCGGCAGTTGACCGTGGTGCTGCGGGCGGCGATCCGCGCGGGCGAGTTGAAGCCCGGCGATGCGTTGCCATCGACCCGGCATCTGGCCAGTTCGCTCGGGATTTCGCGCGGGCTGGTCACCGATGCCTTTGAGCAGCTCATTGCCGAAGGCTTTCTGGAGGCGCAGGCCGGGTCCGGGACCCGGGTGTCGACGACGCTCTCCTCGGTGGCGCCGACGGCTGGCGAGACCGCGCCACGGCGTGTGAAAGGCAAGCCGACGTTGCCGCCCCGGGCCGCCGCATTTGCCGAAGTTGCCCGCCAGTTCTCGCCGCTGCCGTCGGTTCCGTTCGCGGTGTCGGTGCCGGTCGGGCCGACCGCGCCCGACGATACCTGGCGGCGCGTGGGCAACCGGACGCGCGGGCTGCGCGCGGCGGCGCCATCGGGTTACGACGATCCGCAGGGCGTTGCCGTGCTGCGTGCCGCCATTGCGGACTACGTGCGCAAGTCGCGCTCGGTGCATTGCTCGCCGGCGCAGGTCATCATCACGGCCGGCACGCAGCAGGGGCTCTATCTGGCCTGCCAGGTGTTGCTGGAGCCGACCGACCGGGTTTGGGTGGAAGAGCCCGCGTATCGCGGCATCACCGGCATCCTGGAAGCGATGGGCGCGCGGGAGCGGATGGTGCGGGTGCCCGTGGACGAGGCCGGCATGGACGTGGACGCCGGCGTGCGCATGGCCGACGACGCGCGCGCCGCGTTTGTCACGCCTTCGCACCAGTATCCGCTGGGCATGCCGTTAAGCATGGCCCGCCGCACCGCGCTCGTTGCGTGGGCGCGGCGCCATGACGCGTGGATCGTCGAGGATGACTACGACAGCGAACTGCGCTACGTGGGGCACCCGTTTCCGTCGCTGCAGGGGCTGGCGCCCGACCGGGTCATCTACCTGGGCACCTTCAGCAAGATCCTGTTTCCGTCATTGCGGCTGGGCTACGTGATCGTGCCGGAGCACCTGGTGGCGTCGTTCTGCGGCGCGCGCAGCCTGATGGACCGGCATCCGCCCAGCGCGGACCAGCACGCGCTGGCCGCGTTCATCGCCGAGGGCCACCTTGACCGGCACATCCGGCGCGTGCGGCTGGTGTATGCCGACCGGCGCGCGTACCTGATCGACATCATCGCGCGGCTGATCCCGCCGGAGCACGCGTGGGTCCAGCCCGGCGACCAGGGCATGCACCTTGTCCTGTGGCTGGCCGATACGGTCCGTGACGAGACCGTGGCTGCGCGGGCGCTGGAGCAAGGCGTCTCGGTGCGGGCCGTGTCGCCGATGTATGCCGACCACGGGCGCCCGGGGCTGATCCTGGGCCTGGGCGGCTACTCGAACGAGCAGATGGAGCGGGCCGTCAAGACGCTGGCGGCCATCGTCGCTGAGCAGGCCGGCGGCAAGGCTGCCCGGCGGCGCGCGCATTAG